A single genomic interval of Brevibacillus brevis harbors:
- a CDS encoding metallophosphoesterase family protein, whose product MTTYLVSDIHGQNQAFQKALRDVSFSPQAGDRLYVLGDMIDRGPESKEVLLDLLALRQAYPNQIYLIKGNHEQMLEDWLSGNGNPELYLRYNGGDATIRSFLGNHPLRRAFLNRTPSLQEQEEARQFILSRYPTTLPTLSSLPLYIELPADPRTGAPAVLLVHAGIRPGIRLQDQNPQDLLWIREPFYLYYDGELPVIFGHTPVPGLPEYTGSGPWRRDNIVGIDGGAGYWRGVMLVEWPSLQTMFVPIRDRQSSPQVRVY is encoded by the coding sequence TTGACTACTTATTTAGTCTCGGACATACATGGTCAGAATCAGGCTTTTCAAAAGGCGCTGCGGGACGTTTCCTTCTCGCCCCAAGCTGGTGATCGTCTGTACGTATTGGGGGACATGATCGATCGAGGACCTGAATCAAAGGAAGTATTGCTCGATCTACTCGCTCTTCGGCAGGCGTATCCGAACCAAATCTATCTCATAAAAGGCAACCACGAGCAAATGCTCGAGGATTGGCTGTCCGGAAACGGCAATCCGGAGTTATACCTGCGCTACAATGGCGGCGATGCCACCATACGTTCTTTCTTAGGGAATCACCCGCTTCGGCGAGCTTTTCTCAACCGGACGCCTTCTTTGCAGGAACAAGAAGAAGCGCGGCAATTCATCCTTTCTCGCTATCCAACAACCTTGCCAACCTTGTCGTCTCTTCCTCTGTATATAGAGCTGCCAGCCGATCCGCGAACAGGAGCTCCAGCCGTACTTTTGGTACACGCAGGCATTCGACCCGGCATCCGCTTGCAGGATCAAAATCCGCAAGATTTACTATGGATTCGCGAGCCTTTTTATCTTTATTATGATGGAGAACTCCCTGTCATCTTTGGTCATACCCCTGTTCCCGGATTGCCCGAATACACAGGCAGCGGTCCTTGGCGCAGAGACAATATCGTCGGCATTGATGGTGGCGCAGGATATTGGCGAGGCGTCATGCTCGTCGAATGGCCTTCTCTTCAAACCATGTTCGTACCGATTCGGGATAGGCAATCCTCTCCACAAGTACGGGTCTACTGA
- a CDS encoding NAD-dependent deacylase: MDHLAHWLRTSSYTVVFTGAGMSTESGLPDFRSQSGLWRGKDPMQLASTRAMMENREAFVEFYQMRIQGLLSCKPHAGHECLAEWERRGLVHGIITQNVDGFHQAAGSLAVAELHGSLAKIRCLACGTEYANTRYLQEQGTICACGGFLRPGVVLFGESLPQSQVDQAISWTEQADLFIVLGSSLTVSPANWFPQHAKERGAKLVIVNQEPTPLDAWADEVIQNERIGDVLQRLGQSLEE, from the coding sequence ATGGATCATCTGGCACACTGGTTGCGGACATCTTCCTATACAGTTGTATTCACCGGAGCAGGCATGTCGACAGAGAGTGGCTTGCCTGATTTTCGTTCACAGTCTGGACTATGGCGCGGTAAAGATCCGATGCAACTCGCGAGTACTCGCGCGATGATGGAGAATCGGGAAGCGTTTGTGGAATTTTATCAGATGCGCATTCAAGGACTGCTGTCATGCAAGCCACACGCCGGACATGAATGCTTAGCTGAATGGGAGCGGCGTGGATTGGTTCATGGGATCATTACACAAAATGTAGACGGCTTTCATCAAGCGGCGGGAAGCTTGGCTGTAGCCGAACTCCATGGCTCCCTTGCGAAAATCCGCTGTCTTGCCTGCGGGACCGAGTATGCCAATACACGCTATCTACAGGAACAAGGGACGATATGCGCATGCGGAGGATTTTTGCGTCCGGGTGTTGTCCTGTTTGGCGAATCTTTGCCGCAATCGCAAGTCGATCAGGCCATCTCGTGGACCGAACAAGCCGATTTGTTCATCGTATTAGGCTCTTCGCTTACCGTGAGTCCGGCCAATTGGTTTCCGCAGCATGCAAAAGAAAGAGGAGCCAAACTGGTCATTGTCAATCAGGAACCAACCCCATTGGATGCGTGGGCAGATGAGGTCATCCAAAATGAACGGATCGGCGACGTGCTGCAAAGATTAGGACAGTCGTTAGAAGAATAA
- a CDS encoding thioredoxin family protein, with product MKKVIFLSILVAAILIGAIVYADISNRQLAEGNPYGKANLHPATLEQLSDPLYDNLIMPNELKGKLDNQEDAFVYFYSPVCEHCKATTPVLVPIVKSLDIDMKKLNLLEFNASYGEYNIEFTPTLVHYKGGKEVARLVGGREASEWKAWLEEQKKS from the coding sequence ATGAAAAAAGTCATCTTTCTATCCATCCTTGTGGCTGCGATCCTGATCGGTGCGATCGTGTACGCTGACATTTCGAACCGTCAGCTTGCGGAAGGAAACCCTTATGGTAAAGCCAATTTGCACCCCGCTACTCTCGAACAATTGAGTGACCCGCTGTACGATAATCTCATTATGCCTAATGAGCTCAAAGGTAAACTCGATAATCAGGAAGACGCGTTTGTTTACTTTTACAGCCCGGTTTGTGAGCATTGCAAAGCAACTACCCCCGTCCTTGTACCGATCGTGAAAAGCTTGGACATCGATATGAAAAAGCTCAATTTGCTAGAATTTAACGCCAGCTATGGTGAATACAACATCGAATTCACTCCGACCCTCGTTCATTACAAGGGCGGCAAGGAAGTAGCTCGACTCGTCGGTGGACGTGAAGCAAGCGAATGGAAAGCTTGGTTGGAAGAGCAGAAAAAATCATAA
- a CDS encoding cupin domain-containing protein yields the protein MATSYRDYTSPNTQFTYDLRNNLFFKKDDRNFIDSLGIAQLNTLGNNSLLDIFLTTGNVVEPHIHQNAAELVYCIAGEAIVSLINPFTNQLLNYHIKPRQVANIPQGWWHYEMALTDDTHLLAIFDAPVPEVIFGSDILRLTPASVWAHTYCLDEAKVKETFAPLTQTVVIGPPVGCQQQGQLPARAASSQYPSYGYSSQLPDSYGYYDAYYVQQGGYGQHPVYQQPTGYPSQPVYPSY from the coding sequence ATGGCTACTTCCTATCGCGACTATACATCGCCTAATACTCAGTTCACGTACGATCTGAGGAATAATCTGTTTTTCAAAAAGGACGATCGGAATTTTATCGATTCCCTGGGGATCGCACAATTAAATACATTGGGCAACAATTCGCTGCTGGATATTTTCCTGACAACGGGAAATGTAGTCGAGCCACACATTCATCAAAATGCAGCGGAGCTGGTGTATTGTATCGCTGGTGAGGCCATTGTGTCCTTAATCAATCCTTTTACTAATCAATTGCTCAACTACCATATTAAACCGAGACAAGTTGCCAATATCCCGCAGGGCTGGTGGCATTATGAAATGGCTTTGACAGACGATACGCATCTCCTGGCTATTTTTGATGCGCCTGTTCCTGAGGTGATCTTTGGCTCCGATATTTTGCGGTTGACTCCAGCAAGTGTGTGGGCACATACGTATTGTTTAGACGAAGCAAAGGTAAAAGAAACATTTGCGCCTCTTACCCAAACAGTCGTGATTGGCCCGCCTGTAGGATGTCAGCAGCAGGGGCAGTTGCCAGCTAGAGCAGCCTCAAGCCAGTACCCGTCCTATGGCTACTCGAGTCAGTTGCCAGACAGTTACGGTTATTACGATGCCTACTATGTGCAGCAGGGTGGGTATGGACAGCACCCAGTCTATCAACAGCCGACGGGATATCCGTCACAACCCGTTTATCCATCCTACTGA
- the ctaG gene encoding cytochrome c oxidase assembly factor CtaG: MTLTYFTETFGFRATWNPELILLTFLIGLAYFSLTGPLRQTFQDSTPVTRKQKTFFTLGLIGFYFSMGSPLNVAGHFLFSAHMLQQSLLYLVMPLLLLAGTPSWLIRGLFYRRGLKLFMRIASHPIPAILMFNALFSFYHMPVILDLAMNNLALHNLIHLLLLVTAILMWMPVVAPIPEIHRLSELQKLAYIFANGVLITPACALIIFSATPLYTTYVDGPSMLCAPFFSTPIDKSMFAVPLLPLEDQRLGGIVMKLMQELTYGVVLAYIFSTWYRKEKNQEEDGLMTP, encoded by the coding sequence ATGACCCTCACTTATTTCACTGAAACCTTTGGCTTTCGGGCGACATGGAATCCAGAGCTGATTCTTTTGACCTTCTTGATCGGTCTGGCTTATTTCTCGCTGACCGGACCATTACGCCAAACTTTTCAAGATTCCACACCTGTTACACGAAAGCAAAAGACTTTTTTCACTCTCGGCTTAATTGGTTTTTACTTTAGTATGGGGAGTCCTTTGAACGTGGCTGGGCATTTTTTGTTTAGCGCCCACATGCTGCAACAATCGTTACTCTATCTCGTAATGCCCTTGCTGCTCTTGGCAGGGACCCCGTCATGGTTGATCCGCGGCCTGTTCTATCGTCGGGGGCTCAAGCTGTTCATGCGCATAGCGAGTCACCCAATACCTGCTATTCTCATGTTCAATGCCCTGTTCTCGTTTTACCATATGCCAGTTATTTTAGACTTGGCAATGAACAACCTGGCCCTGCATAATTTGATTCATTTACTGCTGCTGGTGACTGCGATTTTGATGTGGATGCCTGTTGTCGCACCGATACCGGAAATTCACCGTCTGTCCGAACTGCAAAAGCTTGCCTACATCTTTGCTAACGGTGTTTTGATTACGCCTGCATGCGCACTGATTATTTTTTCAGCAACACCGTTGTATACGACATATGTAGACGGTCCGTCCATGCTCTGCGCTCCATTCTTTTCCACGCCGATCGACAAATCGATGTTCGCCGTTCCACTGCTCCCTCTGGAGGATCAACGGCTGGGCGGAATAGTAATGAAGCTCATGCAGGAGCTAACGTATGGAGTCGTCCTGGCTTACATCTTCTCTACCTGGTATCGAAAAGAAAAGAATCAGGAAGAGGACGGCCTCATGACACCATAG
- a CDS encoding disulfide oxidoreductase — protein sequence MKRQQIVEQAMFAAWGVSLIATGGSLFFSEVLKYIPCDLCWYQRILMYPLVILLGVATAKKDDKIASYALILSIIGGLTSLYHYSIQKIPALQDLGSACGIVPCNTDYINWLGFITIPFLALIAFTLISILLVIVMKNAKEK from the coding sequence ATGAAACGTCAGCAAATCGTGGAACAAGCCATGTTTGCCGCTTGGGGAGTCTCCCTGATCGCAACAGGAGGCAGTTTGTTTTTTTCAGAGGTGTTAAAGTACATACCGTGTGACCTGTGCTGGTACCAGCGAATCTTGATGTACCCGCTCGTCATCTTACTCGGAGTGGCCACCGCGAAGAAAGATGACAAGATCGCGTCGTACGCCTTGATTCTCTCCATCATAGGAGGACTCACATCGCTGTATCATTACTCGATTCAAAAAATACCTGCCCTGCAAGATCTCGGTAGCGCTTGCGGCATTGTGCCATGCAACACGGACTATATTAACTGGCTAGGCTTTATCACAATTCCGTTCCTTGCACTCATTGCCTTCACCTTGATCAGCATCCTGCTTGTCATCGTTATGAAAAATGCAAAGGAGAAATGA